The proteins below come from a single Nostoc sp. KVJ3 genomic window:
- a CDS encoding phosphodiester glycosidase family protein has translation MRKIKLLGLILIGLAMVLWFNLRSSTPSISSVASSPPKTIRYFERTLPQSIAHILLVPANGRFLVTPALSQKVATVEEFAQKHRAIAILNAGFFDPVNQKSTSYVIRQGKLVANPKENDRLVNNPNLQSYLSQIFNRTEFRRYLCGQTVRYDIVLHGASPLAGCQLVDAIGAGPSLLPELTLVKEGFVDNANKRDALGSNQPNARTAIGITRDGSVVLVMVAQKPSAPANSGVSLPTLADFMKTLGAAKAMNLDGGSSSSLYYNGKTFYGKVDLDGNPIKRPVKSVLLVQENI, from the coding sequence ATGAGAAAAATTAAACTACTGGGTTTGATATTAATTGGTTTAGCAATGGTGTTGTGGTTTAATTTGCGTTCCTCAACACCGTCGATATCTAGTGTTGCATCTTCACCACCAAAAACTATCCGCTACTTTGAGCGTACTTTGCCCCAAAGCATTGCTCATATTCTACTGGTTCCAGCTAATGGCAGATTTTTGGTGACTCCAGCATTATCACAGAAGGTAGCCACTGTAGAGGAATTTGCCCAAAAGCATCGAGCCATAGCTATCTTAAACGCAGGGTTTTTTGACCCAGTGAACCAAAAATCTACATCCTATGTCATCCGACAAGGGAAGTTGGTAGCTAATCCCAAGGAAAACGATCGCCTGGTAAATAATCCCAACTTACAATCTTATCTGAGTCAAATTTTCAATCGCACAGAGTTCCGCCGTTACTTATGTGGACAGACTGTTCGCTATGATATTGTCCTGCACGGTGCGTCACCACTAGCAGGTTGTCAATTAGTCGATGCTATCGGTGCAGGGCCAAGCCTATTACCAGAACTCACTTTAGTAAAAGAGGGTTTTGTGGATAATGCCAATAAACGAGATGCACTTGGCAGCAACCAACCCAATGCCAGGACTGCCATCGGTATCACCCGTGATGGTAGCGTTGTTTTAGTTATGGTGGCTCAAAAACCCTCGGCTCCTGCTAACTCTGGGGTATCCTTGCCAACACTAGCTGATTTTATGAAAACTCTTGGTGCTGCTAAAGCAATGAATCTGGATGGAGGCAGTTCATCTTCGCTTTATTACAATGGCAAAACCTTTTACGGGAAGGTTGATTTGGATGGAAATCCTATTAAGCGTCCTGTTAAATCGGTTTTGCTGGTTCAGGAAAATATCTAG
- a CDS encoding threonine dehydratase, which translates to MIEGAVMLRLTQSIQNLFLRIEGLFGVLFKSVSNFVGNVFGFFAKLFGFTKSGYFLESDAVQGIKQASAKEPIATNRDNTAKLLTTNRRRPNAKIDDYFLNMARDMKKN; encoded by the coding sequence ATGATTGAAGGTGCTGTCATGCTTCGTCTAACTCAAAGTATTCAGAACTTGTTCCTTCGTATTGAAGGCTTGTTTGGTGTTTTATTCAAAAGTGTTTCCAATTTCGTCGGAAATGTATTTGGTTTTTTTGCCAAGCTTTTCGGATTTACTAAGTCTGGTTATTTCTTGGAATCTGATGCGGTGCAAGGCATAAAACAAGCTTCTGCAAAAGAGCCAATTGCAACGAATCGGGATAACACTGCTAAACTTCTTACCACTAACCGCCGTCGTCCTAATGCCAAAATTGACGACTACTTCCTGAATATGGCTCGTGATATGAAAAAGAATTAA
- a CDS encoding family 2B encapsulin nanocompartment shell protein, with translation MTESIESNLDVESGQPQLSLSTAAARNLATTTKSAPQMQSITSRWLLKMLPWVQTKGGTYRVNRRLTYTIGDGRVTFTNTGAEVQVIPQELGELPLLRGFDDVNVLNALAGRFVQQEFAPGDIIVELGQPANQIFLIAHGKVNQIGIGKYDEQTVLGVLADGDYFGDRTLLEPESNWKYTVQALTRTTVLVLPQQAFRELLNQSQSLQAQVDRFRSLPEQEQNEYGEAAIEVTSGYIGELELPGTFVDYELSPREYELSVAQTVLRVHTRVADLYNEPMNQTEQQLRLTIEALRERQESELINNRNFGLLHNADFKQRIYTRNGPPTPDDLDELLATVWKEPGFFLAHPRTIAAFGRECNRLGVYPQSIDLGGHRVPAWRGIPIFPCNKIPITNARTSSILLLRTGVEKQGVIGLHQTGIPDEYQPSLSVRFMGISEKAILSYLITAYYSAAVLVPDALGILEDVQIGL, from the coding sequence ATGACAGAATCCATCGAGTCGAATTTAGATGTTGAGAGTGGGCAACCCCAGCTGAGTTTAAGTACCGCAGCTGCACGTAATTTGGCGACGACGACCAAATCTGCACCGCAGATGCAGAGCATTACCTCGCGGTGGTTGTTGAAGATGTTGCCGTGGGTGCAAACGAAGGGTGGCACTTATCGGGTGAACCGTCGGTTAACCTATACCATTGGCGATGGGCGCGTGACTTTTACCAACACCGGAGCCGAGGTACAGGTGATTCCCCAAGAACTTGGTGAGTTGCCATTACTGCGAGGGTTTGACGACGTTAATGTGTTGAACGCCTTGGCGGGTCGCTTTGTTCAGCAAGAGTTCGCACCTGGTGACATCATTGTGGAGTTAGGTCAGCCAGCCAATCAGATTTTCCTAATCGCTCACGGCAAAGTCAACCAGATTGGTATTGGCAAGTATGATGAGCAGACCGTATTGGGTGTATTAGCCGACGGTGACTATTTTGGCGATCGCACCTTGCTAGAGCCTGAAAGCAATTGGAAATACACAGTTCAAGCACTCACCCGAACCACGGTATTGGTGCTACCACAACAAGCGTTTCGAGAACTGCTTAACCAGTCACAGTCATTGCAAGCTCAAGTCGATCGCTTCAGAAGTCTCCCAGAACAAGAACAAAACGAATACGGGGAAGCTGCCATTGAGGTTACATCAGGGTACATCGGAGAGCTTGAGTTACCAGGAACCTTTGTAGATTACGAACTCTCGCCCCGCGAATATGAGTTGAGCGTGGCTCAAACCGTGTTGCGGGTACATACTCGTGTCGCGGATTTGTACAATGAACCGATGAATCAAACCGAACAACAATTGCGGTTGACTATCGAGGCATTGCGAGAACGTCAAGAAAGCGAATTGATCAACAACCGCAACTTCGGGTTGCTGCACAACGCCGATTTCAAACAGCGCATTTACACCCGCAACGGGCCACCTACTCCCGACGATCTCGATGAACTGCTGGCTACTGTATGGAAAGAGCCGGGATTTTTCCTAGCACACCCCCGCACCATCGCCGCCTTCGGTCGGGAATGCAATCGTCTTGGCGTTTACCCACAAAGTATTGACCTGGGTGGCCACCGCGTACCTGCTTGGCGGGGTATACCTATCTTCCCCTGCAACAAGATCCCCATTACCAATGCCCGCACCAGTTCCATCCTCTTGCTTCGTACAGGTGTGGAAAAACAAGGGGTAATTGGCTTACATCAAACTGGTATCCCAGACGAATATCAACCCAGCCTGTCCGTTCGATTTATGGGTATTAGCGAAAAGGCTATCCTCTCCTACCTGATCACCGCCTACTACTCCGCAGCTGTCCTCGTTCCTGACGCACTCGGTATCCTCGAAGACGTGCAAATCGGACTCTGA
- a CDS encoding CHAT domain-containing protein, with amino-acid sequence MLPLISIVIVNYNRKSYLEEAIASVLAQTWQNFELLIWDNGSTDGSVAIAHAYAQRDERVRVVEADNQGVAAACKAAIGQTSGTYVGILDNDDILAPTALAQTATLLNHHPETGFVYTDYLNIDQNGKVIGYGHRCSIPYSPVGLLVNFMTFHFRLMRRSVYDRVGGVNESFSCSAYDYDLCLRLSEVAQVLRVKEPLYLYRNHSQNISVTRKKEQILWSAKAIAQALWRRGLADKLQIDVELLTGRFILRHKKPLLHNIAASVLAVVPLVSAMSAGLAQAQRIVPAADGTGTIVTPNGNRIDITGGTTSRDGANLFHSFQQFGISPEQIANFQASPALQNILGRITGGNASVINGLIQVTGGNANLFLMNPAGFIFGSNASLNVPGAFTVTTANGIGFGSSWFNAIGVNDYANLVGNPNSFAFSTNQPGAIANAGNLAVGAGQNLTLLGGTVVNTGQISAPRGQITVTSVPGQNWVRLSQPGNLLSLEIQPLASSSKQPNNWTIPIASLPELLTVGNTGLTTNPDGTVKLTSSNNTIPTTPGTTIVSGKVDVSSQIGGTVSVLGKKVAVIDGKINASGTNGGGTVLIGGDYQGKGTLPNAEDTYINSNSVINADSNLNGNGGRVIVWSDKTTGFSGNITARGGLNSGNGGFAEVSGKENLVYRGNTDLSAKNGIVGNLLLDPTDINIVDGTNAAEDTSLPQIFQNDSPATFTISKDALENQNAAVNLAATNNIAIANGVSLNFVNNGGGAIAFTADADGNGVGAFTMGTGDTIRTNGRNITISGASLSLGIINSSSFFNNQGQFITNGNGGNITLSARDNITASDLIARGQSNNITTGGNVTVTSTNGAVSLGNVDTSAISNVRNSNATGGSVRIDTSSNTTNTPSNISLSSIKTEGIVLNGFGYGNNGTGTGGQVTISTSGSGAVRLTGSFVNNADRDSSISTIAVGNGYGTTAQNGAIAIQHGGGTTNTPFKVGDSTVNGTTSAIDGGSSIISTDSFPVLPNGGPALNTPAGITITSVNTPPQLTANSQLPDTQTNQSVPFTLASLAAQVTDIDTDITSIRIDTLNAGTLTVNGVPVKPGITTVSGTDTLVYTPPTDTNGLLNAFAISANDVVSSSAPVQIRINVSQTPPRILPICSFGCILPKPVEPIPHNPKIDNPVITTDPLPEDKFTDDFANHLGIPTPRIKTLDEAKDIARKIEEATGVKPAFIYISFVPVEIVPERNLGKAQKLTKQLNTLAEQDSDQLEIVVVTGKGDPIRKRIPETTRAKVLQVAQEFRDQIVSPQNRSRNGYLRSSQQLYRWIIAPLEADLQARGINNLVFLPDIGLRSTPMAALHDGKGFLVEKYSIGLMPSLSLTNTLYKDIRKSQVLALGVSQSTQGQEPLPAVPLELSTLLSKLWQGKLLLDKQATLANLKTVRRQQPFGIIHMATHADFTTGALSNSYIQLWEDKLRLNQLRQLHLNEPEVEMLVLSACRTALGDEESELGFAGLAVLAGVKTSVASLWSVNDAGTAALMTKFYDNLKKSSIKAEALRQAQVAMAKGQIYVKNGQLEGLGIVGNLPLPTDGEDIADQSLMHPYYWAGFTMVGNPW; translated from the coding sequence ATGTTACCACTGATCTCCATTGTCATCGTCAATTACAACCGAAAGTCTTACCTTGAAGAAGCGATCGCCAGTGTCTTAGCGCAAACATGGCAAAACTTTGAGTTATTGATTTGGGATAATGGTTCCACAGATGGATCGGTGGCGATCGCTCACGCTTATGCTCAACGAGATGAGCGAGTGCGGGTGGTGGAAGCAGACAATCAAGGAGTTGCTGCGGCTTGTAAAGCAGCGATCGGCCAAACTAGCGGCACTTACGTCGGTATATTAGATAATGATGATATCCTTGCTCCCACCGCTCTAGCCCAAACCGCTACACTTCTAAACCATCACCCAGAAACGGGATTTGTTTACACCGACTATTTAAATATCGATCAAAATGGCAAAGTTATCGGTTATGGTCATCGCTGTAGTATTCCCTACTCCCCAGTAGGTCTGCTAGTTAACTTTATGACGTTTCACTTCCGCTTGATGCGGCGATCGGTTTACGACCGAGTCGGAGGTGTTAACGAATCGTTCTCTTGCAGTGCTTATGATTATGACCTATGTCTGAGACTTTCAGAAGTAGCCCAAGTGCTACGAGTCAAAGAGCCACTCTATTTGTACCGGAATCATTCTCAAAATATCTCTGTTACTAGAAAAAAAGAACAAATACTTTGGTCTGCAAAGGCGATCGCTCAAGCACTTTGGCGACGCGGATTAGCAGATAAGTTACAAATCGATGTAGAATTACTTACAGGTCGCTTTATATTGCGGCACAAAAAACCTCTCCTGCACAACATTGCCGCTTCAGTGCTAGCTGTTGTGCCTCTGGTGAGTGCCATGAGTGCAGGATTAGCCCAAGCACAACGAATTGTCCCTGCTGCCGATGGGACAGGCACAATTGTTACACCTAACGGCAATCGAATTGATATCACTGGCGGTACAACTTCTAGGGATGGTGCTAATCTCTTCCACAGCTTCCAACAATTTGGGATTTCACCTGAACAAATCGCCAACTTTCAAGCTAGTCCAGCGCTGCAAAATATTCTTGGTCGCATTACAGGTGGGAATGCCTCGGTCATCAATGGTTTAATTCAGGTAACAGGTGGCAATGCTAACCTCTTCTTGATGAATCCAGCCGGATTTATTTTTGGATCGAACGCCAGTTTAAATGTGCCTGGTGCTTTCACGGTGACAACAGCTAATGGTATTGGCTTTGGCAGCAGTTGGTTCAATGCTATTGGTGTTAATGACTACGCTAATCTAGTTGGAAACCCCAATAGTTTTGCCTTTAGTACAAACCAGCCAGGAGCGATCGCAAATGCCGGAAATTTGGCAGTAGGTGCTGGGCAGAATTTGACCTTATTGGGCGGTACTGTGGTCAACACCGGGCAAATTTCAGCACCAAGAGGGCAGATTACTGTCACATCTGTACCTGGACAAAATTGGGTGCGTCTGAGTCAGCCAGGAAATTTGCTGAGTCTGGAAATTCAGCCCCTCGCCTCTAGTAGTAAGCAACCCAATAACTGGACAATCCCCATTGCATCTTTACCGGAATTACTCACAGTTGGTAACACTGGGTTAACAACCAATCCTGACGGGACTGTAAAATTAACAAGCTCTAACAATACTATTCCCACAACACCAGGGACAACCATTGTTTCGGGGAAAGTTGATGTATCCAGTCAAATAGGGGGTACAGTAAGTGTTCTGGGTAAAAAAGTTGCCGTGATTGATGGCAAAATCAACGCCTCTGGAACCAATGGCGGCGGTACTGTGTTAATTGGCGGCGATTACCAAGGTAAAGGGACTTTGCCCAACGCCGAGGATACTTACATAAACTCAAACTCCGTCATTAATGCCGATAGCAATTTGAATGGAAATGGTGGACGGGTAATTGTTTGGAGTGACAAGACAACGGGATTCTCTGGCAATATTACCGCTCGTGGTGGGCTTAACTCCGGCAATGGTGGTTTTGCAGAAGTGTCGGGTAAAGAGAATCTGGTTTACCGTGGCAATACTGACCTGAGTGCGAAGAATGGTATTGTTGGTAACTTGTTGCTAGATCCAACCGATATCAATATTGTAGATGGTACTAACGCAGCTGAAGATACCTCTCTGCCTCAAATCTTTCAGAACGATTCCCCAGCAACTTTTACAATTTCCAAAGACGCTTTAGAAAATCAGAATGCTGCTGTTAATTTGGCAGCGACCAATAATATTGCGATCGCTAATGGGGTATCGTTGAATTTTGTTAATAATGGTGGCGGTGCGATCGCTTTTACCGCAGATGCAGATGGTAATGGTGTAGGTGCTTTTACAATGGGGACAGGCGACACCATTAGAACCAATGGCAGAAATATCACCATTTCAGGAGCTAGCTTGTCTTTAGGAATCATCAATAGTAGCAGCTTCTTTAACAACCAGGGTCAATTTATTACTAATGGCAATGGTGGTAATATCACCTTATCTGCAAGAGACAATATTACTGCTAGCGATCTGATTGCTAGAGGACAAAGTAATAACATAACTACAGGCGGCAATGTTACTGTTACAAGCACCAATGGCGCTGTTAGCCTGGGAAATGTTGACACTAGCGCCATTTCCAATGTCAGAAACAGCAACGCTACTGGTGGTTCAGTCCGCATCGATACATCTAGCAACACTACAAATACACCCAGTAACATCTCACTCAGTTCAATTAAAACTGAGGGAATTGTGTTAAATGGCTTCGGATATGGTAACAATGGTACAGGCACTGGGGGTCAAGTGACAATTAGCACCTCTGGTTCTGGTGCTGTCAGATTGACGGGTAGTTTTGTGAATAATGCAGATAGAGATAGCAGTATTTCTACTATTGCTGTAGGTAATGGTTATGGCACTACCGCTCAAAACGGTGCGATCGCAATTCAACATGGTGGAGGAACAACTAATACTCCATTCAAAGTGGGTGACTCTACTGTGAACGGGACAACATCTGCGATCGATGGTGGAAGTTCTATTATCTCCACCGATAGTTTTCCAGTACTTCCTAATGGAGGCCCAGCACTAAATACCCCAGCAGGAATTACAATCACTTCTGTAAATACACCTCCCCAACTCACTGCCAATTCTCAGCTACCCGATACTCAAACTAACCAGTCAGTGCCTTTTACCTTGGCCAGTCTAGCAGCACAAGTTACCGATATTGATACTGATATTACCTCCATTCGGATTGATACATTGAATGCTGGAACTCTAACGGTGAATGGTGTTCCCGTAAAACCTGGCATTACTACCGTATCTGGGACAGACACTCTAGTTTACACTCCTCCAACTGATACTAATGGTTTACTAAATGCCTTTGCCATTAGTGCAAATGATGTTGTTTCCTCTTCTGCACCCGTACAGATAAGAATCAATGTCAGTCAGACTCCTCCCCGGATTCTTCCCATCTGCTCATTCGGCTGCATTCTCCCTAAACCAGTTGAACCGATCCCCCATAATCCTAAGATTGATAATCCCGTTATTACTACAGATCCCCTCCCCGAAGATAAATTCACCGATGATTTTGCCAACCATTTAGGTATCCCGACTCCTAGAATCAAAACACTAGATGAGGCTAAAGACATTGCTCGCAAAATTGAGGAAGCGACTGGTGTTAAACCTGCATTTATTTACATCAGTTTTGTCCCTGTAGAGATTGTGCCAGAGAGGAATTTAGGCAAAGCTCAAAAATTGACTAAACAGTTGAATACTCTAGCAGAACAGGATAGCGACCAACTAGAAATAGTGGTAGTAACAGGAAAAGGCGATCCTATCCGCAAGCGCATCCCAGAAACGACCAGAGCCAAAGTTCTCCAAGTTGCTCAAGAATTTCGTGACCAAATTGTTAGTCCACAAAATCGTAGCCGTAACGGTTATTTGCGCTCATCTCAACAACTTTATCGCTGGATTATTGCACCACTAGAGGCAGATTTACAGGCAAGAGGAATCAATAATCTGGTATTTTTGCCAGACATTGGGTTACGTTCAACTCCAATGGCAGCACTTCACGATGGGAAGGGGTTTTTGGTAGAAAAATATAGTATTGGTTTGATGCCCAGTCTTAGCTTGACTAACACCCTTTATAAAGACATTAGAAAATCTCAAGTCTTAGCACTAGGGGTTTCTCAGAGTACTCAAGGACAAGAGCCTTTACCAGCAGTTCCTCTAGAATTATCAACATTGCTGTCTAAACTCTGGCAGGGCAAATTATTATTAGATAAGCAAGCCACATTAGCAAATCTCAAAACTGTCCGCCGTCAACAACCTTTTGGGATTATTCACATGGCAACCCATGCTGATTTTACTACAGGCGCTTTGAGTAATTCCTATATTCAACTCTGGGAAGACAAGTTACGCTTGAACCAATTACGACAGTTGCACTTGAATGAACCCGAAGTTGAAATGCTGGTGCTGAGTGCTTGTAGAACAGCATTAGGCGATGAAGAATCTGAACTGGGATTTGCTGGTTTGGCAGTGCTGGCAGGTGTGAAAACCAGTGTTGCTAGTCTTTGGTCAGTCAATGATGCTGGTACAGCAGCATTGATGACAAAATTTTATGACAACTTGAAGAAATCTTCAATTAAAGCAGAAGCCTTGAGACAAGCTCAAGTAGCTATGGCCAAAGGACAGATTTATGTCAAGAATGGTCAATTGGAAGGTTTGGGAATAGTAGGAAACTTACCTTTACCTACTGACGGTGAAGATATTGCCGATCAATCACTAATGCATCCTTATTATTGGGCTGGATTCACAATGGTTGGCAATCCTTGGTAA
- a CDS encoding family 2B encapsulin nanocompartment shell protein, which yields MTESIESNLDVEGGQPQLSLSTAAARNLAKTTKSAPQMQSITSRWLLKMLPWVQTKGGTYRVNRRSTYTFGDGRVTFTNTGEEVRVIPQELGELPLLREFDDVEVLNALASRFVQQEFAPGDIIVQSGQPANQLFLIAHGKVNKIGVGKYDEQPVLGVLADGDYFGDRTLVDSQSNWQFTIKALTRTTVLALPQQAFRELLNQSEALQTHIDRFRTRPQVPQNKYGEAAIALASGHIGETELPGTFVDYELSPREYELSVAQTVLRVHTRVADLYNEPMNQIEQQLRLTIEALRERQEHELINNREFGLLHNADLKQRIYTRNGPPTPDDLDELLTRRRKSKFFLAHPRTIAAFGRECNRLGIYPESIDLDGSMVTTWRSVPILPCNKIPITDTQTSSILVLRTGEEDQGVIGLHQTGIPDEHQPSLSVRFMGISEKAIISYLVTAYYSAAVLVPDALGILEDVEIGH from the coding sequence ATGACAGAATCTATCGAGTCAAATTTGGATGTTGAGGGTGGGCAACCCCAGCTGAGTTTAAGTACCGCAGCTGCGCGTAATTTGGCGAAGACGACCAAATCTGCACCGCAGATGCAGAGCATTACCTCGCGGTGGTTGTTGAAGATGTTGCCGTGGGTGCAGACGAAGGGTGGCACTTATCGGGTGAACCGTCGGTCAACCTATACCTTTGGCGATGGGCGTGTGACTTTTACCAACACCGGGGAGGAGGTGCGGGTGATTCCCCAGGAACTTGGTGAGTTACCATTGCTGCGAGAATTTGACGATGTTGAGGTGTTGAACGCCTTGGCGAGTCGATTTGTTCAACAGGAGTTCGCACCAGGTGACATCATAGTACAGTCAGGCCAGCCAGCCAATCAGCTTTTTTTGATTGCTCATGGGAAGGTGAACAAGATTGGTGTTGGCAAGTATGATGAGCAACCTGTGTTGGGTGTATTAGCCGATGGTGATTATTTTGGCGATCGCACCTTGGTAGACTCCCAGAGCAATTGGCAGTTTACAATCAAGGCTCTGACCCGAACCACGGTATTGGCACTACCACAACAGGCGTTTCGGGAACTGCTCAACCAGTCAGAGGCATTGCAGACTCACATCGATCGCTTCAGAACTCGCCCACAAGTCCCACAGAACAAGTATGGTGAAGCTGCGATCGCGTTAGCTTCGGGGCATATTGGGGAGACTGAGTTACCGGGAACCTTTGTAGATTACGAACTTTCGCCCCGTGAATATGAATTGAGTGTTGCCCAAACCGTTTTACGGGTGCATACTCGCGTCGCCGATTTGTATAACGAACCGATGAACCAGATCGAACAACAACTGCGGCTGACTATCGAGGCATTGCGGGAACGTCAAGAACATGAGTTAATCAATAATCGCGAATTCGGCTTGCTACACAACGCCGACCTCAAACAACGCATCTACACCCGCAACGGCCCACCCACCCCTGACGACCTCGATGAACTGCTGACTCGGCGGCGGAAGTCAAAATTCTTCCTGGCACACCCCCGCACCATCGCCGCCTTTGGTCGGGAGTGCAACCGCCTCGGCATTTATCCAGAAAGCATTGACCTGGATGGCAGCATGGTGACTACTTGGCGAAGCGTACCTATTCTTCCCTGTAACAAAATTCCTATTACTGATACTCAGACTAGCTCCATCCTTGTACTCCGCACGGGAGAGGAAGATCAAGGCGTTATCGGCTTACATCAGACTGGTATCCCCGACGAACATCAACCCAGCTTGTCTGTCCGATTCATGGGCATTAGTGAAAAGGCTATCATCTCATACCTTGTCACCGCCTACTACTCCGCAGCTGTTCTCGTCCCTGATGCACTCGGCATCCTCGAAGATGTCGAAATTGGACACTGA
- a CDS encoding PAS domain S-box protein, with product MEVICDRKGDRMIKKGYRVQRLKAIFILALAVILTNAIVSYSNTVKLIHNQQWVTSSYKVITQVESIKSALKDTETAQRNYLITADADDLKTYLTVAQKTNNNIQILTNLTANNHQKQQWISILEPKITNWLNILQQEIYLRQNQGLEAARLLILSGRDKKIAKEIQQIIDDSLEVEQNLLRQEMQESQASSQKAIVTFFIAAILDLVLVVLLYDLLWRYIRQLQQTELALRQSENRLRAMIDAEPECIKLIARDGTLLEINAYGLAIMEVKSADVLIGKPIDAVIVPEYRAAFADLHKSICQGNKGTLEFEIIGFKGTRRYMETHAVPLPNEFDGTFIHLAVMRDITQQKQAEQKIREQAALLDVSTDAILVRNIHNQVLFWNQGAERLYGWKAEEVVDKNVLQLLYKEISPQLEDAYLQVMNTGEWRGELHQLTREGKVIIVESRWTLIRHNSGQPKSILSVNTEITQQKQLEAQLLRSQRLESIGTLAGGIAHDLNNILSPILMSVQLLQKKLPDSQSQKILQTLENNVKRGANLLKQVLSFARGIESKRTIVQIQPLMAEMEQIIAQTFPKSIICQIDIPKNLWYVRGDTTQLHQVLINLVINARDAMPNGGILRIAAENLVIGEHSAQINIDAKVGSYIAIVITDTGTGMSSEVQKRIFEPFYTTKEIGKGTGLGLSTALGIINNHGGFVNVYSQVGRGTQFTVYLPASTFRDTHSLSPDLESVTGNG from the coding sequence GAGGTCATTTGCGATAGAAAGGGCGATCGCATGATCAAAAAAGGGTATCGAGTTCAAAGGCTGAAAGCAATATTCATCCTAGCATTAGCAGTTATTTTGACTAATGCTATAGTCTCATATAGCAACACTGTTAAGCTGATTCACAACCAGCAATGGGTGACATCCTCATACAAAGTTATTACCCAAGTTGAAAGTATCAAATCTGCCCTCAAAGATACTGAAACAGCACAACGTAATTATTTAATTACAGCAGATGCGGATGACTTGAAAACCTATCTTACAGTTGCTCAAAAAACTAATAATAATATTCAGATTCTCACTAATTTAACTGCTAATAACCATCAAAAACAGCAATGGATTTCTATACTGGAACCGAAAATTACCAACTGGCTCAACATTCTGCAACAAGAAATTTACCTCAGACAAAACCAAGGATTAGAAGCAGCTAGGCTGTTAATCTTATCTGGTAGAGACAAGAAAATTGCCAAAGAAATCCAACAGATAATTGATGACTCTTTAGAAGTGGAGCAAAATTTATTACGCCAGGAAATGCAGGAGTCACAAGCAAGTTCTCAAAAGGCAATAGTGACATTTTTTATCGCTGCTATTCTGGATTTAGTGCTGGTGGTGCTGCTGTATGATTTGTTATGGCGTTATATCAGGCAACTTCAGCAGACAGAACTGGCCCTACGCCAAAGCGAAAATCGTTTACGAGCGATGATAGATGCAGAACCAGAATGCATCAAGTTAATTGCCAGGGATGGTACCCTTTTAGAAATTAATGCCTATGGATTGGCAATAATGGAAGTGAAAAGTGCTGATGTATTGATTGGTAAACCAATTGATGCCGTAATTGTGCCAGAATATAGAGCAGCTTTTGCCGACTTGCATAAAAGTATCTGCCAAGGGAATAAAGGTACTTTAGAATTTGAAATCATTGGCTTTAAAGGCACTCGCCGCTACATGGAAACTCATGCTGTACCACTGCCTAACGAATTTGATGGTACGTTTATCCATTTGGCAGTGATGCGAGATATAACCCAGCAAAAACAGGCAGAACAGAAAATCCGCGAACAAGCGGCACTACTGGATGTATCAACTGACGCGATTTTGGTACGAAATATCCACAATCAAGTTTTATTTTGGAATCAAGGTGCTGAACGTCTTTACGGATGGAAGGCTGAGGAAGTTGTGGATAAGAATGTTTTGCAACTTTTGTATAAAGAGATTTCACCGCAACTAGAAGATGCTTACTTGCAGGTGATGAATACAGGTGAGTGGCGGGGAGAGTTGCATCAACTGACAAGGGAAGGAAAAGTAATTATCGTTGAAAGTCGGTGGACACTGATCCGACATAATAGTGGACAACCCAAATCCATTTTGAGTGTGAATACCGAGATTACTCAGCAGAAACAACTGGAAGCTCAACTTCTGCGATCGCAACGTTTGGAGAGTATCGGTACGTTAGCTGGCGGTATCGCCCACGATCTCAACAATATACTATCGCCAATTTTAATGTCAGTTCAACTGTTGCAGAAGAAATTGCCCGATTCCCAGAGTCAGAAAATACTGCAAACGCTAGAAAATAATGTTAAACGCGGCGCTAACTTGCTCAAGCAAGTGTTATCTTTTGCACGGGGTATTGAAAGCAAACGGACAATTGTGCAAATTCAGCCTTTGATGGCAGAAATGGAGCAAATTATCGCTCAAACGTTCCCCAAATCCATCATCTGCCAAATAGATATCCCTAAAAATCTGTGGTATGTCCGTGGAGACACAACTCAACTGCATCAGGTGCTGATAAATTTAGTAATCAACGCCCGTGATGCTATGCCCAATGGCGGTATACTGAGGATTGCGGCGGAAAATTTGGTGATTGGTGAACATTCTGCCCAAATCAATATTGATGCTAAAGTGGGTTCTTATATTGCGATCGTGATCACAGATACTGGTACGGGGATGTCGTCGGAAGTCCAGAAACGGATTTTTGAACCATTTTACACCACCAAAGAGATAGGGAAAGGTACAGGTTTAGGACTTTCCACGGCGTTGGGCATCATCAATAATCATGGTGGTTTTGTCAATGTTTACAGTCAGGTAGGCAGAGGTACTCAATTTACAGTCTACTTACCTGCCTCAACATTCAGAGACACACATTCGCTGTCTCCAGACTTAGAATCAGTTACAGGAAATGGTTAA